In Equus caballus isolate H_3958 breed thoroughbred chromosome 7, TB-T2T, whole genome shotgun sequence, one DNA window encodes the following:
- the TBRG1 gene encoding transforming growth factor beta regulator 1 → MSLLGGLASSPRAALPSSKARMKKLPKKSQNEKYRLKYLRLRKAAKATVFENAAICDEIARLEEKFLKAKEERRYLLKKLLQLQALTEGEVQAAAPSHSSSLPLTYGVSSSVGTIQGAGPISGPSSGAEEPFGKKSKKEKKEKGKENNKLEVLKKTSKKKKMEGGARKLVQPIALDPSGRPVFPIGLGGLTVYSLGEIITDRPGFHDESAIYPVGYCSTRIYASMKCPDQKCLYTCQIKDGGLQPQFEIVPEDDPQNAIISSSADACHAELLKTISATMGKLRPNLLPSGADFFGFSHPTIHNLIQSCPGARKCINYQWVKFDVCKPGDGQLPQGLPENDATISFEAFQRQTFDEDHNDPILQGSLDLPELQPTVFVSSYQPMFLTHEPLVDTHLQHLKSPSPCSPTQSSD, encoded by the exons ATGAGCCTGCTGGGCGGCCTCGCCTCCTCGCCGCGGGCCGCGCTGCCGTCCAGCAAAGCCAGGATGAAAAAACTCCCGAAGAAGAGCCAGAACGAGAAGTACCGGCTCAAGTACCTGCGGCTGCGCAAAGCGGCCAAAGCCACGGTGTTT gaaaatgcTGCTATTTGTGATGAAATTGCTCGTCTTGAGGAAAAATTTcttaaagcaaaagaagaaagacg GTACTTGCTAAAGAAGCTCCTCCAGCTTCAGGCTCTAACCGAAGGGGAAGTGCAGGCTGCAGCTCCTTCCCACAGCTCCAGTTTGCCCCTGACTTATGGTGTGTCCAGCTCTGTGGGAACTATACAGGGAGCAGGGCCCATTTCTGGGCCTAGCAGTGGGGCTGAGGAACCATttgggaagaaatcaaagaaggagaaaaaagaaaaaggcaaagagaacaaCAAACTGGAAG TTCTGAAGAAAAcatccaagaaaaagaaaatggagggagGTGCTCGCAAGCTGGTTCAGCCCATTGCCCTGGATCCCTCAGGACGGCCTGTGTTCCCCATCGGACTGGGGGGTCTAACAGTATATAGCCTGGGGGAG ATCATCACCGACCGACCTGGCTTCCATGATGAGAGTGCCATCTACCCTGTGGGCTACTGCAGTACTCGAATCTATGCCAGCATGAAGTGCCCAGACCAGAAGTGTCTATATACCTGTCAGATCAAGGATGGTGGTCTGCAACCTCAG TTTGAAATTGTTCCTGAAGATGACCCCCAGAATGCCATTATCAGCTCTTCTGCAGATGCCTGTCATGCAGAACTGCTCAAGACCATAAGTGCTACTAT GGGGAAACTCAGGCCCAACCTGCTTCCATCTGGAGCTGACTTTTTTGGGTTTTCTCATCCAACCATCCACAACCTGATCCAGAGTTGTCCAGGAGCTCGAAAATGCATCAA TTACCAGTGGGTGAAATTTGATGTGTGCAAACCTGGAGATGGGCAGCTACCCCAAGGACTGCCAGAGAATGATGCAACTATAAGCTTTGAAGCCTTTCAAAGACAGACCTTTGATGAAGATCATAATGATCCCATTCTACAAG GATCCTTGGACCTCCCGGAGCTTCAGCCTACAGTCTTTGTGTCTTCTTACCAACCCATGTTCCTGACACACGAACCTTTGGTAGATACTCACCTACAGCACTTGAAGTCTCCGTCACCGTGTAGCCCAACTCAGTCTTCAGACTGA